In the Pseudomonas sp. ADAK2 genome, one interval contains:
- a CDS encoding calcium-binding protein, translating into MAVINGTNGTDTLIGTREDDVINGLRGDDVLIGGAGADMLDGGAGFDTADYAWSSAGINIDLRSGVSLPGIGGDAQGDTLKNIEKVIGSDYDDTFTTTLAGRTLEGGRGNDTYIVNAGGTNIIEESGWAGGYDDQVLTNQSRYTLDANIERLTYTGTGKFTGFGNASDNVITGGAGNDVLLGGGGADQLIGGAGWDTASYTDSAEGLTLDLKYGAYTSGIATGDTFSDIEAIRGSNHDDVIMAGGAFKALDGAGGFDTVDYSMSEQGITLDIRNGTGKPGIGGDAEGVTLKNIEHVIGTIWGDTYVINTPGVTISEQGFGSGIDEIRTGLATYTMDANIESLTYTGKGSFTGHGNAGDNTLTGGAGNDVLSGGEGADHLIGGAGLDTASYADSTEGLTVDLIAGQLSTGAAAGDTYTGIERVLGSNYDDHFRAIDLQIGIDGGAGFDTVDYSWSSDALNINLREPGTGADALTHVEKVIGSFGADTFTTSIGGVTFEGGDGDDTYIINTSSLVTILDNGRSNVTGDTLVLNNVASATDLNLLRVGDDLFLYSRLDSQAEVPDHGVKLQDWYAGSNTIENFQAANGDVLPVNADAFSMFG; encoded by the coding sequence ATGGCAGTTATTAACGGTACAAACGGCACGGATACGCTGATAGGGACGCGTGAGGATGACGTCATCAATGGACTGCGCGGCGATGATGTACTGATCGGCGGTGCCGGCGCGGACATGCTCGACGGTGGCGCCGGGTTCGATACGGCGGATTACGCCTGGTCGTCGGCGGGCATCAACATCGACCTGCGCAGCGGCGTCAGCCTGCCCGGTATCGGCGGCGATGCCCAAGGCGATACGCTGAAGAATATCGAGAAGGTCATTGGCAGTGATTACGATGACACCTTCACCACCACGCTGGCCGGCCGGACCCTTGAAGGCGGACGGGGCAACGACACCTACATCGTGAATGCCGGCGGCACGAACATCATTGAAGAGAGCGGTTGGGCCGGCGGCTATGACGACCAGGTACTGACCAACCAGAGCCGCTACACCCTGGATGCCAACATCGAACGCCTGACCTACACCGGCACCGGCAAATTCACCGGGTTCGGCAATGCCAGCGATAACGTGATCACTGGCGGTGCGGGCAATGATGTGTTGCTCGGTGGCGGCGGTGCCGACCAGTTGATCGGTGGTGCAGGGTGGGACACCGCGAGCTACACCGACAGCGCCGAGGGCCTGACCCTTGATCTGAAGTACGGCGCTTACACCTCCGGTATCGCCACCGGCGACACCTTCAGCGATATCGAAGCGATCCGTGGCTCGAATCACGACGACGTGATCATGGCCGGTGGCGCTTTCAAGGCGCTGGACGGTGCCGGAGGTTTCGACACGGTGGATTACTCGATGTCGGAACAGGGCATCACCCTCGATATCCGTAACGGCACGGGCAAGCCTGGCATTGGCGGCGACGCCGAAGGCGTTACGCTGAAAAACATCGAGCACGTCATCGGCACCATATGGGGTGACACCTACGTGATCAACACCCCCGGCGTCACGATTTCCGAGCAGGGTTTCGGGTCGGGCATCGACGAAATTCGCACCGGCCTGGCTACCTACACCATGGACGCCAACATCGAGTCACTGACCTATACCGGTAAGGGCTCGTTCACCGGTCATGGCAATGCCGGCGACAACACCCTCACCGGCGGCGCGGGTAACGACGTGCTGTCGGGCGGCGAAGGCGCCGACCACTTGATCGGCGGCGCTGGTCTGGACACCGCGAGCTATGCCGACAGTACCGAAGGTTTAACGGTCGACCTGATAGCCGGGCAACTGAGCACCGGCGCTGCGGCGGGGGATACCTACACTGGTATCGAGCGGGTGCTTGGCTCGAACTATGACGACCATTTCCGGGCGATTGACCTGCAGATCGGCATCGATGGCGGGGCCGGTTTCGATACCGTGGATTATTCCTGGTCCAGCGATGCGCTGAACATCAACCTTCGCGAGCCAGGTACCGGCGCTGACGCCTTGACCCATGTGGAAAAAGTCATCGGTTCGTTCGGGGCCGACACGTTCACCACGTCCATCGGCGGCGTCACCTTCGAGGGGGGTGACGGTGACGACACTTACATCATCAACACCAGCAGCCTGGTGACAATCCTTGATAATGGCCGCAGCAATGTCACGGGCGACACACTGGTACTGAACAACGTCGCCAGCGCCACCGACCTGAATCTCCTGCGAGTAGGCGATGATCTATTTCTCTACAGTCGCCTGGATAGCCAGGCCGAAGTGCCTGACCATGGTGTGAAACTGCAGGACTGGTATGCAGGCTCCAACACCATCGAGAACTTCCAGGCGGCCAATGGCGACGTCCTGCCGGTTAACGCGGATGCGTTCAGCATGTTTGGCTAA
- a CDS encoding glycosyltransferase — MNSLPLVSLVIPAFNPRFFSRALHSAVTQSYGNLEIIVCDDSRGTEIEEAVNSVSERTGVAVHYVRNPRTLGMVGNLQACLAEAQGEFIKFLCDDDHLFAACIEQQAHELMSREEVSLVLAQRLFWDADDMILPERLENTSLSPVSGLFKGDDLLGIFERFPVNILGGLSNALFRRADVVELLPALTQPGHCFVATLDFALYVCLLRRGNLVMSNNVLSVERLYPERLSAQQSIKDAVETEREWVTQMLKARNGESAPAPGWIRYMPLVRADESPRVWEELPLSRTLGTKQSNLAWRVGIDSVSFADLYAQWLACRALTEGQRKLLPDTLASWPRTPKIVPIIIDEQGSRSALELTLQSLAAQDYAPELTLVLSASCTEAELDERVFRLPLQDDSLAQINELLPQLDGADWFYLLRAGDRLVAPALLAMADRIALSRSLTCLYSDEGSLRQGESAEPAFKPDFNLDLMRSYPYVGRALAFERERFLALGGFDPEFAELAPHDVLWRMVENDGPQVVGHIAEVLLESAFDLAKWLSQPEVVENNPRLLEAHLQRLGIAHDIRSGSSDLLNRVDYHHENRPLVSIIIVTKDQHLALQRCVETLLEKTVYTEYELLLVDNGSESAEALAWLAGMAQLCSERIRVLTYPQQGNAAAVRNFAVGQARGDYVLMLNPFAVITQGDWLDEMLNHAQRPEVGVVGAKLFNPDGCVLHAGLILGLQGPAGVPFYGESLQAAGYMFRLQVAHDLSAVGGDCLMVRKAVFEAVGGLDEQNLALTLNEVDLCLRIGQDGYLIVWTPFARLALGARPAAVAQESEQVLRGQEQDVFYKRWLPIVARDPAYNVNLSLHGVGGSSFSLEPGLRTGWNPFSKAQLPNVLALPLNASAIGHYRVTQPMIELEEAGRAEGRIHYNMPTIIEIERQSPDVIILQGRYSEGSINEVAPLQMFSNARRIYELDDYVIDVPHRNAHIRNMPNRDEMERLVRRAIAMCDRVVVSTEPLANALSDMHHDIRVVPNMLAKHLWSDMRSQRRTSKKPRVGWGGGTSHHGDLAVIADVVRELANEVDWVFFGMCPDDLLPYMHEFHGVIPLDNYPAKLASLNLDLALAPLEFHIFNDCKSNLRLLEYGACGFPVICSDTEAYRGYLPCTRVKTNSTDEWLQAIRMHLADPDASYRMGDQLREIVLRDYVLRGDNLRYWENGWLED, encoded by the coding sequence GTGAATTCACTCCCTCTTGTCAGCCTTGTCATTCCTGCCTTCAATCCGCGCTTTTTCAGTCGGGCGTTGCACAGTGCCGTGACTCAGAGCTATGGCAATCTCGAAATCATTGTTTGCGACGACAGCCGTGGCACTGAAATCGAAGAGGCGGTCAATTCCGTATCGGAACGAACCGGTGTTGCCGTGCACTACGTGCGTAATCCGCGGACCCTGGGGATGGTCGGGAACCTGCAGGCTTGTCTGGCAGAAGCGCAGGGTGAGTTCATCAAGTTTCTGTGCGATGACGATCATCTGTTTGCCGCGTGCATCGAGCAGCAGGCGCATGAGTTGATGTCGCGTGAAGAGGTGAGCCTGGTACTGGCCCAGCGTTTGTTCTGGGACGCTGACGACATGATCTTGCCGGAGCGCCTGGAAAACACTTCGCTGTCTCCGGTGAGCGGTTTGTTCAAGGGCGATGACCTGCTGGGGATTTTCGAGCGCTTCCCGGTCAATATCCTCGGCGGCCTCAGCAATGCCCTGTTCCGACGCGCCGACGTGGTGGAGTTGTTGCCAGCCCTGACCCAGCCGGGTCATTGCTTCGTGGCGACCCTCGATTTTGCTCTGTATGTGTGCCTGCTGCGCCGCGGCAATCTGGTGATGTCCAACAATGTGCTCAGCGTCGAGCGTCTGTATCCGGAGCGCTTGAGCGCCCAGCAGTCGATCAAAGATGCGGTTGAAACCGAGCGCGAATGGGTCACGCAGATGCTCAAGGCGCGTAACGGCGAGTCCGCGCCGGCGCCTGGCTGGATTCGCTATATGCCCTTGGTCCGGGCAGACGAATCGCCGCGGGTCTGGGAAGAGTTGCCCTTGAGCCGGACCTTGGGCACCAAGCAGAGCAACCTGGCATGGCGCGTCGGCATTGACAGCGTCAGCTTTGCCGACCTTTACGCGCAATGGCTGGCGTGTCGTGCCCTGACCGAAGGGCAACGCAAACTGCTGCCGGACACTCTGGCGAGCTGGCCGCGTACGCCCAAGATTGTGCCGATCATCATCGATGAGCAGGGCAGCCGCTCGGCACTGGAACTGACCTTGCAGTCGCTGGCGGCGCAAGACTACGCGCCTGAATTGACCCTGGTGCTGTCCGCCTCATGCACCGAGGCTGAGCTGGATGAGCGGGTGTTCCGCTTGCCCCTGCAAGATGACAGCCTGGCGCAGATCAACGAACTGCTGCCGCAACTGGACGGTGCCGACTGGTTTTACTTGCTGCGTGCCGGTGATCGACTGGTGGCGCCAGCCTTGCTGGCCATGGCCGACCGGATTGCGCTCTCGCGTTCGCTGACGTGCCTGTACAGCGACGAAGGCAGCTTGCGTCAGGGAGAGTCGGCGGAACCTGCATTCAAACCTGACTTCAACCTGGACCTGATGCGCAGCTACCCGTATGTCGGGCGAGCCCTGGCTTTTGAGCGTGAGCGTTTCCTGGCGCTGGGCGGATTCGATCCTGAGTTCGCCGAACTGGCCCCTCACGATGTGCTCTGGCGCATGGTCGAGAATGACGGTCCGCAAGTGGTCGGGCATATTGCAGAGGTGTTGCTGGAGTCGGCGTTCGATCTGGCCAAGTGGCTGTCCCAACCTGAAGTGGTGGAAAACAATCCCCGGTTGCTGGAGGCGCATCTGCAACGCCTGGGCATCGCCCATGACATCCGCAGCGGCAGCTCCGACCTGCTCAACCGTGTCGATTATCACCATGAAAACCGGCCGCTGGTGTCGATCATCATCGTCACCAAGGATCAGCACCTCGCCTTGCAGCGCTGCGTAGAAACCTTGCTGGAAAAGACCGTCTACACCGAGTACGAACTGTTGTTGGTCGATAACGGCAGCGAGAGCGCCGAAGCGCTTGCCTGGCTGGCCGGCATGGCGCAGTTGTGCAGCGAGCGAATTCGTGTACTGACTTATCCGCAACAGGGGAATGCCGCGGCGGTGCGTAATTTCGCCGTAGGGCAGGCCAGGGGCGACTACGTCCTGATGCTCAATCCCTTCGCCGTGATCACTCAGGGCGACTGGCTGGACGAAATGCTCAATCACGCCCAGCGCCCGGAAGTCGGCGTGGTCGGTGCCAAACTGTTCAACCCGGATGGGTGTGTATTGCACGCGGGGCTGATCCTGGGCTTGCAAGGGCCGGCCGGCGTACCGTTTTACGGTGAATCCCTGCAGGCCGCGGGGTATATGTTCCGGTTGCAGGTCGCCCATGACTTGAGTGCGGTCGGCGGCGATTGCCTGATGGTCCGCAAGGCGGTGTTTGAAGCGGTGGGCGGACTGGATGAGCAAAACCTCGCCCTGACGCTCAACGAAGTGGACCTGTGCCTGCGAATCGGCCAGGACGGCTACCTGATCGTCTGGACACCCTTTGCCCGACTGGCGCTGGGCGCGCGCCCGGCCGCCGTGGCACAAGAGAGTGAACAGGTGTTGCGTGGCCAGGAACAGGACGTGTTCTACAAACGCTGGTTGCCGATCGTCGCCCGTGATCCGGCCTACAACGTCAATCTTTCGTTGCACGGTGTCGGCGGTTCGAGCTTCAGCCTTGAACCCGGCCTGCGCACCGGATGGAATCCGTTTTCCAAGGCGCAGCTGCCGAATGTGCTCGCCTTGCCGCTCAATGCCTCGGCCATCGGTCACTACCGTGTGACACAACCGATGATCGAGCTGGAAGAGGCGGGCAGGGCCGAGGGCCGCATTCACTACAACATGCCGACGATCATTGAAATCGAGCGTCAGTCACCGGACGTTATCATCCTGCAGGGGCGCTACTCCGAAGGCTCGATCAATGAAGTGGCGCCGCTGCAAATGTTCTCCAACGCCCGGCGGATCTACGAACTGGATGACTATGTCATCGACGTTCCCCATCGCAATGCGCATATCCGCAACATGCCGAACAGGGATGAAATGGAGCGTCTGGTACGGCGCGCCATCGCGATGTGCGATCGCGTCGTGGTGTCGACCGAACCGCTGGCGAACGCCTTGTCGGACATGCATCACGACATTCGCGTGGTGCCGAACATGTTGGCCAAACACCTGTGGAGCGATATGCGCAGCCAGCGCCGAACCTCGAAGAAACCTCGGGTCGGCTGGGGCGGCGGCACCAGTCACCACGGGGATCTGGCGGTGATTGCGGACGTGGTCCGCGAACTGGCCAATGAGGTCGACTGGGTGTTCTTCGGTATGTGCCCGGACGATTTGCTGCCGTACATGCATGAGTTCCATGGCGTGATCCCGCTGGATAACTACCCGGCGAAACTGGCCAGCCTGAACCTCGACCTGGCCCTGGCGCCGCTGGAGTTCCACATCTTCAACGACTGCAAGAGCAACCTGCGCCTGCTGGAGTACGGTGCCTGTGGTTTCCCGGTGATCTGTTCCGACACCGAAGCCTATCGCGGGTATCTGCCGTGCACACGGGTCAAGACCAACTCCACGGATGAGTGGCTGCAAGCGATCCGCATGCACCTGGCCGACCCGGACGCCAGCTACCGCATGGGCGACCAATTGCGTGAAATCGTCCTGCGCGACTACGTGTTGCGTGGCGACAATCTGCGTTACTGGGAGAACGGCTGGCTGGAAGACTGA
- a CDS encoding flagellar hook-associated protein 3, giving the protein MRIATAQYYETTAANYQRNFNKAIATSDEASSLTRINTAADDPLGAGRLLELGQQSAMLSQYSGNISTTKSALSLQETTLDSIGTALQRAKEIALSANNGIATDDDRKAYAAELNEIKQQVLGLMNSKDSGGNYLFAGSKTDTAPYSQNSDGTYTYNGDQSSINLGIGDGLSVATNTTGWDAFQQSINTSRTQTTMTAPAVDDGRVILSNGQVGTSATYDAKFANGQPYTVSFLSSTQLKITDALGNDVTTEASQNGVISNSNGANQSVSFRGVDLNLNINLKAGDVADTVIAGHSFQLSAKPDTFNATRSAGNPSTAVITGSTVTDPTAYNSTFPTGGAIIKFTSATAFDMYAAPVTADSRPVSSGAVVAGPPATATAAGVTFALGGGAPAAGDQFAVQSNNHQTQNVLDTLSKMSAAMSLPIDGNTVAKQQFQAAMESGIANLGSASDQLGRAVTSIGARGQSLDDQSTTNQSLTLANTATQGSIRDSDPAEVMTRLTLQQTMLQAAQLAFSKITSLGLFNKI; this is encoded by the coding sequence ATGCGCATTGCTACCGCCCAGTATTACGAGACAACCGCTGCCAACTATCAGCGCAACTTCAACAAGGCGATCGCGACCAGCGACGAAGCCAGCAGCCTGACGCGCATCAACACCGCCGCCGATGATCCGCTGGGGGCCGGGCGTTTGCTGGAATTGGGCCAGCAGAGCGCGATGCTGAGCCAGTACAGCGGCAATATCAGCACGACCAAGAGCGCGCTGAGCCTGCAGGAAACCACCCTGGACTCCATTGGTACCGCGTTGCAGCGCGCCAAGGAAATTGCCCTCAGTGCCAACAATGGCATTGCCACCGACGACGACCGTAAGGCCTATGCCGCGGAGTTGAACGAGATCAAGCAGCAAGTGCTGGGCCTGATGAACTCCAAGGATTCGGGCGGCAATTACCTGTTCGCCGGTTCGAAAACCGACACCGCGCCGTACTCGCAGAATTCCGACGGCACCTACACCTACAACGGTGACCAGAGCAGCATCAACCTGGGCATTGGCGATGGCTTGTCGGTGGCGACCAACACCACGGGCTGGGACGCGTTCCAGCAGTCCATCAATACCAGCCGCACCCAGACCACCATGACCGCACCGGCGGTAGATGATGGTCGCGTGATCCTGTCCAATGGCCAGGTCGGTACCAGCGCCACCTACGACGCCAAGTTTGCCAACGGCCAGCCGTACACCGTCAGCTTCCTCAGCAGCACCCAGCTGAAAATCACGGATGCGCTGGGTAACGATGTCACGACCGAGGCCAGCCAGAACGGTGTGATCAGCAACAGCAACGGCGCCAACCAGTCGGTTAGTTTCCGGGGTGTCGACCTGAACCTGAACATCAACCTCAAGGCGGGTGATGTGGCGGATACGGTTATTGCCGGTCACAGCTTCCAGCTGTCAGCCAAGCCGGACACGTTCAACGCCACACGCAGCGCCGGTAACCCGTCCACCGCCGTCATTACCGGCTCCACCGTGACGGACCCGACCGCCTACAACAGCACCTTCCCGACGGGCGGGGCGATTATCAAGTTCACCAGCGCCACCGCCTTCGATATGTACGCGGCGCCAGTGACTGCCGACAGCCGCCCCGTGTCGTCGGGCGCCGTGGTTGCCGGGCCTCCTGCCACGGCCACCGCCGCAGGCGTGACGTTTGCCCTGGGCGGCGGCGCACCGGCCGCCGGCGACCAGTTCGCCGTGCAGTCCAACAATCACCAGACCCAGAATGTGCTCGACACCCTGAGCAAAATGTCCGCCGCCATGAGCCTGCCGATCGACGGTAACACCGTCGCCAAGCAGCAATTCCAGGCGGCCATGGAATCGGGCATCGCGAATCTGGGCAGCGCCAGCGACCAGTTGGGCAGGGCCGTCACTTCGATCGGTGCCCGCGGTCAGTCGCTGGATGACCAATCCACGACCAATCAGAGTCTGACCCTGGCGAATACCGCCACCCAGGGATCGATTCGCGACTCCGATCCGGCCGAAGTGATGACGCGCCTGACCCTGCAACAGACCATGCTGCAAGCCGCGCAACTGGCGTTCAGCAAGATCACGTCGCTGGGCCTGTTCAACAAGATCTGA
- the flgK gene encoding flagellar hook-associated protein FlgK: protein MSLLNIGMSGLAASQSSLAVTGNNIANVDTAGYSRQQTVQGTKASQQYGNVFIGTGTTLADVRRVYNAYLDSQLQTATSLNSEAASFQGQATPLDASLSDVNTGLTGVLQKFFTSMQGVSTSATDDTSRQSVLTGAQALTNRFNTLAKQLNDQNSTINGSLGDMAARVNTLATSIANLNQKIGELSSSGGQPNDLLDTRNEAVRQLSEMVGAQVVERGSSYDVYLGSGQPLVMGNTTNTLETVASKDDPTRLGLQMNRGSSTIDITSVISGGEIGGLLTYRKEVLDPSLNELGRVALVVADQINSQQAQGIDKNGEFGAAIFNNINSAALISQRSIAQSSNSAGSGNLDVTIKDTGKLTTSDYQVTFTSATDYSVKRSDGTDMGTFSTTTTPPPVIDGFSLALKGGALSAGDSFKVTPTRNAAASIQTVLSDPKKIAAAAPLTGVASANNGGTYTQPTLSSTLDIYNPASQSELQAALKNSTPVKLTFGAASGGSQTYTLTDAQGHSLGSGTIVPGQSNTLNLKVGMVDASGNPITDGGTPPIQKTFTVQTTVGGTPKTGESFSMSLTGASSSDNRNAQSLVALQTKQTVDTGSASKGISLTDAYNKLVTNVGTQAAQGKSDSAATTAILTQAKSARDSLSGVNLDEETGNLVKYQQYYTASSQIIKAAQETFSVLINSL, encoded by the coding sequence ATGAGTTTGCTCAATATCGGGATGTCGGGACTGGCGGCTAGCCAATCCTCTTTGGCTGTGACGGGCAACAACATTGCCAACGTCGACACCGCCGGTTACTCGCGTCAGCAAACCGTGCAGGGCACCAAGGCCTCGCAGCAGTACGGGAATGTCTTCATCGGCACCGGCACGACCCTGGCCGACGTTCGCCGGGTGTACAACGCCTACCTCGATTCCCAGTTGCAGACCGCCACTTCGCTCAATAGCGAAGCCGCTTCGTTCCAGGGCCAGGCCACGCCGCTGGATGCGTCGCTGTCGGACGTCAACACCGGCCTGACCGGCGTGTTGCAGAAATTTTTCACCTCGATGCAAGGTGTCTCGACCTCGGCGACTGACGATACCTCTCGCCAGTCGGTGTTGACCGGCGCCCAGGCGTTGACCAATCGCTTCAACACCCTTGCCAAGCAGTTGAACGATCAGAACAGCACGATCAATGGCAGCCTGGGGGACATGGCGGCGCGGGTGAACACGCTGGCCACCTCGATTGCCAACCTGAACCAGAAGATCGGCGAACTCTCCTCCAGCGGCGGCCAGCCGAACGACTTGCTCGACACCCGTAACGAAGCGGTGCGCCAACTGTCCGAAATGGTCGGTGCGCAAGTCGTCGAGCGCGGTTCCAGCTACGACGTCTATCTCGGCAGCGGCCAGCCATTGGTGATGGGCAACACCACCAATACCCTGGAGACCGTCGCGAGCAAGGACGACCCGACGCGCCTGGGCCTGCAGATGAACCGCGGCTCCAGCACCATCGACATCACGTCGGTGATCAGCGGTGGCGAAATCGGTGGGCTGCTCACGTATCGCAAGGAAGTGCTCGACCCGTCACTCAACGAGTTGGGGCGTGTGGCCCTGGTGGTCGCTGACCAGATCAACAGTCAGCAGGCGCAAGGCATCGACAAGAACGGTGAATTCGGCGCGGCCATTTTCAACAACATCAACAGTGCCGCCCTGATCAGCCAGCGCAGCATTGCCCAGTCGAGCAACAGCGCCGGTTCCGGCAACCTGGATGTCACCATCAAGGACACCGGCAAGCTGACCACCAGTGACTATCAGGTGACGTTCACCAGCGCCACCGACTACAGCGTCAAGCGTTCCGATGGCACTGACATGGGCACCTTCAGCACCACGACCACACCGCCACCGGTGATCGACGGTTTCAGCCTGGCGCTCAAAGGCGGCGCCCTGAGCGCGGGCGACAGCTTCAAGGTCACCCCGACGCGCAATGCCGCAGCCAGCATCCAGACCGTATTGAGCGACCCGAAAAAGATCGCCGCGGCCGCGCCGTTGACCGGCGTAGCCAGCGCCAACAACGGCGGCACGTACACCCAGCCAACGCTCAGCAGCACGCTGGATATCTACAACCCGGCGTCCCAGTCGGAATTGCAGGCGGCGCTGAAAAACTCGACGCCGGTCAAACTGACCTTCGGTGCCGCAAGCGGCGGCAGCCAGACCTACACCCTGACCGACGCCCAAGGCCATTCGCTGGGTAGCGGCACCATTGTTCCGGGCCAGAGCAACACCCTGAACCTGAAAGTGGGCATGGTCGATGCCAGCGGCAACCCGATCACGGACGGTGGCACCCCGCCGATCCAGAAAACCTTCACCGTGCAGACCACCGTCGGCGGCACGCCGAAGACCGGCGAAAGCTTCAGCATGTCCCTGACCGGCGCGTCCTCCTCGGACAACCGTAACGCGCAGTCGCTGGTCGCGCTGCAAACCAAGCAAACCGTGGACACCGGTTCGGCGAGCAAGGGCATCAGCCTGACCGACGCCTACAACAAACTGGTGACCAACGTCGGTACCCAGGCGGCCCAGGGCAAGTCCGACAGCGCCGCGACCACGGCGATCCTGACCCAGGCCAAGAGCGCCCGTGATTCGCTTTCCGGGGTCAACCTGGATGAAGAAACCGGCAACCTGGTCAAATACCAGCAGTACTACACCGCCTCTTCGCAGATCATCAAGGCTGCGCAGGAAACTTTCAGCGTGCTGATCAATAGCCTTTAA
- the flgJ gene encoding flagellar assembly peptidoglycan hydrolase FlgJ, with protein sequence MDMRKSGAINNSDSGSYSDLNRLNQLKVGDKNSDGNMRKVAQEFESLFLGEMLKSMRSATETLGQDNPLNTPAAKQYQEMYDQQLAVSMSREGGGIGLADVLMRQMSKNKPLAPGEAATLSAEKQEAAKKAAVETPIAAGTIATHGPLSRVNGERPLWASRSLKGSTATSDHSNDVALLNQRRLALPPKLADRLLAGLVPSTSTAATTAATINKTLLPERATTPTGAGPLYNGDWLPTATAAASSGQMQIYGRAMAQIPLAPAKKAFSSADEFVNTMLPMAKEAADRIGVDPRYLVAQAALETGWGKSVMRAQDGSSSHNLFGIKAGSSWTGDSARAITSEFRDGAMVKETAQFRSYASYKDSFHDLVTLLQSNNRYQDVVKSADNPEQFVRELQKAGYATDPNYASKISQIAKQMTSYQNYAAAGASTTPL encoded by the coding sequence ATGGACATGCGCAAGAGCGGGGCAATCAACAACAGCGATTCGGGTTCCTATTCGGACCTCAATCGCTTGAACCAGCTCAAGGTCGGTGACAAGAACAGCGACGGCAACATGCGCAAAGTGGCGCAGGAATTCGAGTCGCTGTTCCTCGGTGAAATGCTCAAGTCCATGCGCTCGGCCACCGAAACGCTGGGCCAGGACAATCCGCTCAACACCCCGGCCGCCAAGCAATACCAGGAAATGTACGACCAGCAGTTGGCCGTTTCCATGTCCCGCGAAGGTGGCGGTATCGGCCTGGCGGACGTGCTGATGCGTCAGATGTCGAAGAACAAGCCACTGGCACCGGGCGAAGCGGCGACGCTGTCGGCCGAGAAGCAGGAAGCGGCGAAAAAAGCCGCCGTCGAAACGCCGATTGCTGCCGGCACCATCGCCACCCACGGGCCGCTGTCGCGGGTCAATGGCGAGCGTCCGTTATGGGCTTCGCGTTCGCTGAAAGGTTCGACGGCCACCAGCGATCACAGCAATGACGTGGCGCTGCTCAACCAGCGTCGCCTGGCCCTGCCGCCGAAACTGGCCGACCGTTTGCTCGCCGGCCTGGTGCCGTCGACATCGACCGCCGCCACGACCGCCGCGACGATCAACAAGACCCTGTTGCCTGAACGCGCCACCACGCCGACCGGCGCGGGTCCGCTGTACAACGGCGATTGGCTGCCAACCGCAACGGCAGCGGCGTCGAGCGGGCAGATGCAGATTTACGGTCGTGCCATGGCGCAGATTCCCCTGGCGCCGGCGAAGAAAGCTTTCAGTTCCGCCGACGAATTCGTCAACACCATGTTGCCGATGGCCAAGGAAGCTGCCGACCGCATCGGCGTCGATCCGCGTTACCTGGTGGCCCAGGCCGCCCTGGAAACCGGTTGGGGCAAATCGGTCATGCGCGCCCAGGATGGCAGCAGCAGTCACAACCTGTTCGGCATCAAGGCCGGCAGCAGTTGGACGGGCGATTCGGCTCGGGCAATCACCAGCGAGTTCAGGGATGGCGCGATGGTCAAGGAGACGGCGCAGTTCCGTTCCTATGCCTCTTACAAGGACAGCTTCCATGACCTTGTGACGTTGCTGCAATCCAATAATCGCTATCAAGATGTGGTGAAGTCGGCCGATAACCCAGAACAGTTTGTGCGCGAGTTGCAAAAGGCCGGTTATGCAACCGACCCGAACTACGCAAGCAAGATTTCGCAGATAGCCAAGCAGATGACGAGTTACCAAAACTACGCTGCGGCGGGCGCTTCCACCACGCCTTTATAG